From Candidatus Dormiibacterota bacterium:
ACCGAAGCCGAATTTCATCGTGCCGCCTTTGGCGCCCCCGACGGGAGCGAGCGTCCGTTCCCGTGGGGCGATGCGCTGCCGGAACCGGTACATGGAAACTTCGATTTTCAACGCTACGATCCCGAACCCGTCGACGCGCACCCGGCGGGCGCGAGCGCCTGGGGCATTCAGGACCTGGTCGGCAACGGTTGGGAGTGGACGTCAACGCCGTTCGCCCCCTTTTCGGGCTTCGAACCGATGGCGTCGTATCCCGAATACTCGGCGGATTTCTTCGACGGGCGCCACTTCGTTTTAAAGGGGGCTTCCCCCGTAACTTCTCGCCGGTTGATTCGCCGCTCGCTGCGCAACTGGTTTTACGACGATTACCCATACATGTATGCGACCTTTCGCTGCGTGTCGCCATCCCGATAGGAGTCTTCGCGTGATAAGAGCCTGCCTGGTATTTCTCGCAGCTACGCTGTGCGTGCTTTCGGTTGCGGGATGCAGCAAGAGCGGTTCGCAGGGTGCCGTGGCGAACGATCGGTTGACGATCGCGCTCCCGATCAATCCGACGCAACTCAACCCGATCCTCGAGCAAAATGCGGTCGAAAGCGGGGTCGACGGGTTGATGTTCGACGAACTCGTCACGCTCGATTCGCACGGGCACGACGTTCCCGATCTGGCTACGGTCGTTCCAACCCTTCGCAACGGCGGGATCAGCAAGAACGGCCAGGCCGAGTTACGCACGCACGAAGTTGACCTGGCTTGGGAGATCAGCGGAACCTCGTACAACGACCTGCGCGATGCGCCCGGCGTGGTGCGGCAGCTCGCGAACTCACCCAACTACACGGCGATCTATTTCAACGTCCAGCGCGCTCCGCTCAACGACGTCCTCGTGCGGCGCGCCATAGCGATGGCGACCGATCGCGCCGCGATCGTTCGCGACGACACCTACGGCACGGGGACGGTCGCGATTGCCGATCTCAGCCCGTTTTCGTGGGCATACGATCCATCGCTCAAACCGATTCCCTACGATCTTGCAGCCGCCCGAGCCTTGCTCGATCGAGCCGGCTGGCGCGTCGGCGCAAACGGTCTGCGCGCGAAAGACGGACGCAAGCTCGCCCTGCAACTCGCCTACGGTCAGGGAAGCCAACTCGCTCAAAACGTGGCGGTGCAGATGCAGCAGATGTTACGCGCGGTAGGCATCGACGTGCAGCTCAAGAGTTACGACTACCAGATTCTCTATGCGGCGGCGCAGGACGGCGGCATCCTCAACGGCGGAAAATTCGATATGACGCTGTATTCATGGGTTAGCGGGTCCGATCCCGATAACTCCTCTGACTGGCTCTGCGGCCAGATTCCCCCGGCGGGAAATAACGTGACGCGTTACTGTTCCCCGGAGATGGATCGCGATCAAGCGACGGCTCTTTCCACTTTTACGAGGTCGAAGCGGAAGGCCGCGTACGCCAAAATCGAGCGTTTGCTCCTGCGCGACGTACCTGCGGTCTTTCTCTACTATCAGCCGCTGCGCTACGCCCACATTGCCGGCCTGCGACATTTCTCGCCGAACGGCATCAGCGAAAGCTGGAATGCCGCGGAATGGCGGCGATAGCGGCGGGGGAGACGCGATTTTCGCCTAACCTCCATAGGCCACATTCGGGCGAGTCATGCAGAGGAGAGATTGTTTGACGACCACCGCAAGCGCGAAAAAGGTGCCGATTACCGTTGCTCACGGCGACGGCATCGGCCCCGAGATCATGGACGCCACACTGCGTATCATTACTGCCGCCGGAGCTCGACTCGACGTCGAGACCATCGAGATCGGCGAATCGGTGTACAACCGAGGTTTAAGCAACGGGATCGAGCCGAGTTCGTGGGAATCGCTGCGCCGGACCAAAGTGTTTCTCAAGGCGCCGATTACCACGCCGCAAGGCGGCGGCTTCAAGAGCCTTAACGTTACCGTGCGCAAAACGCTGGGCATGTATGCGAACGTCCGCCCGTGTTCGTCGCTGCATCCGTACGTGGCGACCAAACATCCGAACATGGACATCGTGATCGTGCGCGAGAACGAGGAAGACGTGTACGGCGGGATCGAGCATCGGCAGACCAACCAAGTCGCGCAGTGTTTGAAGCTCATCTCGCGCCCGGGCAGCAAACGCATCATTCGTTATGCGTTCGAATACGCACGCGCGAACAAACGCCGTAAGGTTACGTGCTTTACCAAAGACAACAT
This genomic window contains:
- a CDS encoding ABC transporter substrate-binding protein, yielding MIRACLVFLAATLCVLSVAGCSKSGSQGAVANDRLTIALPINPTQLNPILEQNAVESGVDGLMFDELVTLDSHGHDVPDLATVVPTLRNGGISKNGQAELRTHEVDLAWEISGTSYNDLRDAPGVVRQLANSPNYTAIYFNVQRAPLNDVLVRRAIAMATDRAAIVRDDTYGTGTVAIADLSPFSWAYDPSLKPIPYDLAAARALLDRAGWRVGANGLRAKDGRKLALQLAYGQGSQLAQNVAVQMQQMLRAVGIDVQLKSYDYQILYAAAQDGGILNGGKFDMTLYSWVSGSDPDNSSDWLCGQIPPAGNNVTRYCSPEMDRDQATALSTFTRSKRKAAYAKIERLLLRDVPAVFLYYQPLRYAHIAGLRHFSPNGISESWNAAEWRR